In one window of Sediminispirochaeta bajacaliforniensis DSM 16054 DNA:
- a CDS encoding methylated-DNA--[protein]-cysteine S-methyltransferase has protein sequence MRNYYLYDFSIGTLRIVASEDAITEISFVSGEKNYDKAEETNKETNLIKKAGEELKEYFEGTRRSFDLPLDSQGTPFQKRVWEALLDIPYGETRSYRQIAEAVGSPKGFRAVGLANNKNPIIIVVPCHRVIGANGSLVGYGAGLEVKDQLLRLEHTYLTRQQELL, from the coding sequence ATGAGAAACTATTATCTGTACGATTTTTCGATAGGAACTCTTCGCATCGTTGCTTCGGAAGATGCCATTACCGAAATATCGTTTGTTTCCGGGGAAAAGAATTACGACAAAGCAGAAGAGACAAATAAAGAAACAAATCTTATAAAGAAGGCTGGCGAGGAGCTAAAAGAGTATTTTGAAGGAACACGAAGGAGCTTCGATCTTCCTCTTGATTCCCAGGGCACACCCTTTCAAAAGCGTGTTTGGGAGGCATTGCTCGATATTCCCTACGGTGAAACAAGAAGCTACAGGCAAATTGCTGAAGCAGTAGGTTCTCCCAAGGGTTTCCGCGCCGTGGGGCTGGCAAACAACAAGAATCCCATCATTATCGTCGTTCCATGTCACAGGGTGATCGGAGCGAACGGCTCATTGGTCGGCTATGGAGCAGGTCTTGAGGTCAAAGACCAGCTTCTAAGATTGGAGCATACATATTTGACAAGGCAGCAGGAGCTGCTCTGA
- a CDS encoding patatin-like phospholipase family protein produces the protein MKKPFILVLLLSTFMFHAAAQSQIRQTDDGDSPSVALVLAGGGALGFAHIGVIRAIEEAGVDPDIVIGASIGSIVGALYSAGYDAEEMETLVTTNDWKDTFFDKRDRSKLPYWQKAFYSSYHFSVALTPSQKATTAGAFHAQHVVELLDRLLEKYPAELDFDTLPRKFRAVAADLVTGERVVYDKGDLKTVIRASMAVPGIFTPIEYKGRYLIDGGWADNTPSQVAKAMGADIIIVVPLGGLKNDIEELKTIAAVSSQADQIRIRERIQESLSAADLIIAPDLQGFTAADFERGSELVAVGYEAAKPLLPELRKISALQRSKREAPKPPVNIEQKLHITSITINGELSEERGNRLKEYLDQNITKEIARKELREKIYALYDDGSYAHIWYRLLQEDDGYQLIIDEEPQQIPRSLLSLGLNIEGTVTKRSASYAQMSAAYISFISDDLRTAALVQTWISEMPSFKAGLARALFWNALMSIGGYIHQDPHYFYDDDEVSAIYSLQRFGGDCAILLPFRGHAGITIRPYGEYRYLDRFIGDSLFEQEGWSRYGINGSLSIDTLDRILTPKRGIYSSIEVDYGAEEELNDIVRIDAEGNAFLSPSSRWVINPWALSKNLLHGTPRSVDLPAMGGTGSLDGYYRQEIRSENLFATGLRVRRQIGNLPLGFGNEIYAQLAASGGVSWKEDWSDIGEDPLYYSGAALGIIVNTIIGEAQISMAINDEYRFSGYIGLRNKLPTLFDR, from the coding sequence ATGAAAAAGCCATTCATACTCGTCCTCCTTCTCAGCACGTTTATGTTCCATGCCGCGGCCCAAAGTCAGATACGGCAGACGGATGATGGCGATTCTCCAAGCGTTGCCCTTGTCTTAGCCGGTGGAGGTGCCCTTGGCTTTGCCCATATCGGTGTTATTAGAGCCATTGAAGAGGCCGGAGTCGACCCCGACATTGTCATAGGCGCCAGTATCGGCAGTATTGTAGGCGCCCTTTATTCGGCAGGTTATGACGCCGAAGAGATGGAAACGTTGGTCACGACGAACGACTGGAAGGATACCTTTTTCGACAAACGCGACCGGAGTAAGTTGCCGTACTGGCAAAAGGCTTTCTATTCAAGTTACCATTTTTCTGTTGCACTCACCCCTTCGCAAAAGGCCACAACGGCCGGCGCCTTTCATGCCCAGCATGTTGTAGAACTCCTTGATCGTCTTCTGGAGAAGTATCCGGCAGAGCTTGACTTCGATACCCTTCCCCGAAAATTCAGGGCCGTTGCAGCGGATCTTGTGACCGGAGAGCGGGTCGTCTATGATAAGGGGGATCTAAAAACGGTGATACGGGCATCCATGGCTGTCCCGGGAATCTTCACCCCAATTGAATACAAGGGGCGGTACCTCATCGATGGAGGTTGGGCGGACAATACACCTTCCCAGGTTGCAAAGGCCATGGGAGCCGATATTATCATCGTAGTCCCACTTGGGGGATTAAAAAACGACATCGAAGAGTTGAAAACCATCGCTGCTGTGAGCTCGCAAGCCGACCAGATTCGCATCAGGGAACGGATACAAGAGAGCCTTTCCGCAGCGGATCTTATCATCGCCCCTGATCTCCAGGGATTTACGGCTGCCGACTTTGAACGGGGAAGTGAACTTGTGGCTGTGGGCTATGAAGCGGCAAAGCCCCTCTTACCCGAATTACGGAAGATTTCGGCCCTACAGAGAAGCAAAAGAGAGGCCCCAAAACCACCTGTGAATATCGAACAAAAATTGCACATCACCTCCATAACCATCAATGGAGAGTTATCGGAGGAAAGGGGAAATCGTTTAAAGGAATATCTGGATCAGAACATCACCAAGGAGATTGCGCGTAAGGAACTACGTGAGAAAATCTACGCCCTATATGACGATGGTTCCTATGCCCACATCTGGTATCGCCTTCTGCAAGAGGATGATGGCTACCAGCTCATCATTGATGAGGAACCACAGCAAATTCCTAGATCGCTCCTAAGCCTTGGCCTGAATATAGAAGGGACAGTAACGAAACGCAGTGCCTCATACGCCCAAATGTCGGCAGCCTACATTTCATTTATCAGTGATGATCTCCGCACCGCTGCCTTGGTGCAAACATGGATATCGGAGATGCCTTCCTTTAAAGCAGGTTTGGCAAGGGCCCTGTTCTGGAATGCACTTATGAGCATAGGAGGATACATTCATCAGGATCCCCACTATTTTTATGACGATGACGAGGTATCGGCAATCTACAGTCTGCAGCGTTTCGGGGGCGATTGCGCAATACTCCTTCCTTTTCGAGGGCACGCAGGCATCACAATTAGACCCTACGGAGAATACCGTTATCTGGATCGCTTTATAGGCGACAGTTTATTCGAACAGGAAGGATGGAGCCGCTACGGTATAAATGGAAGCCTTTCGATAGATACACTTGATCGTATCCTTACCCCGAAACGGGGAATCTATTCATCCATTGAAGTCGATTATGGTGCGGAAGAGGAATTGAACGATATTGTCAGGATAGATGCCGAAGGCAATGCCTTCTTATCTCCCTCGTCACGGTGGGTGATCAATCCATGGGCATTGAGCAAGAATTTGCTTCACGGCACCCCCCGCTCCGTTGATCTGCCAGCCATGGGCGGAACAGGAAGCCTGGATGGTTATTATCGTCAGGAAATTCGCTCGGAAAATCTTTTTGCAACAGGGTTGAGAGTCCGTCGCCAAATCGGCAACCTTCCCCTGGGCTTCGGCAATGAAATCTATGCACAGCTTGCGGCAAGCGGAGGAGTATCATGGAAAGAGGATTGGTCCGACATAGGAGAAGATCCTTTATACTATAGTGGTGCAGCGCTTGGGATCATTGTCAATACGATCATCGGAGAAGCTCAGATCTCCATGGCAATAAACGATGAGTACCGTTTCAGCGGCTACATAGGATTACGCAACAAGTTGCCTACACTTTTCGACCGCTAA
- a CDS encoding TetR/AcrR family transcriptional regulator, whose translation MNGFFMYHIVGIFRVIFYPFLFDVQIEGGEGRMTTNIRNTTQEKPCTSSDTNGTLNMLVEYAIMKHISKKEKMVEEESRVEQRKRATRDRILRICEELFILENDYDNVTMREIARRAKVSVGALYLHFKTKEDILATLIAGFTTKQREDLEAAVPKDGNGAQQLDKLLNFFDQLCSNPRFALYSQLPLLHLQNGQAIANAIRQTIIDDMNNFVDFVTEIFREGKADGSLNFDVDPHLAAVTLIDASVSLMLGITMRKSFSSLLAFPSSEYNIESIFSVFRAFLSKAMILSHHKSTETG comes from the coding sequence ATGAATGGCTTTTTCATGTATCATATTGTAGGTATTTTCCGTGTTATATTCTATCCCTTTTTGTTTGATGTGCAGATTGAGGGCGGTGAGGGGAGGATGACCACCAATATTCGTAACACTACACAAGAAAAGCCTTGCACCTCCTCCGATACCAACGGTACACTCAATATGCTGGTAGAATATGCAATAATGAAACATATCTCAAAGAAGGAGAAAATGGTGGAAGAAGAGTCTCGAGTTGAACAACGCAAACGAGCGACGCGCGACCGTATTCTAAGAATTTGTGAAGAACTGTTTATCCTCGAAAACGATTACGACAATGTAACCATGAGGGAGATCGCCCGCAGGGCAAAAGTGAGTGTTGGTGCCCTCTATCTTCATTTCAAAACAAAGGAAGATATTCTGGCAACCTTGATTGCCGGATTTACGACAAAGCAGCGGGAGGATTTGGAAGCCGCTGTTCCCAAAGATGGCAACGGTGCACAACAGCTCGATAAACTGCTTAACTTTTTCGACCAGCTGTGCAGTAATCCGAGGTTCGCTTTATACAGTCAGCTTCCTCTGCTTCATTTGCAAAATGGCCAAGCGATTGCAAATGCCATCCGACAAACCATTATTGATGATATGAACAACTTTGTGGATTTTGTGACTGAAATTTTCCGCGAAGGGAAGGCAGACGGATCTCTCAATTTTGACGTCGATCCCCATTTGGCGGCTGTTACCCTTATCGATGCTAGTGTATCCCTCATGCTTGGTATTACGATGAGAAAGTCTTTTAGTAGCTTGCTTGCCTTTCCTTCCAGTGAATATAACATTGAATCCATTTTTTCGGTCTTTCGGGCCTTTCTGTCGAAGGCAATGATTCTTTCTCATCATAAATCAACAGAAACAGGTTGA
- a CDS encoding efflux RND transporter periplasmic adaptor subunit: MKIKLTLLGLVMCVVFSACSKGETDGASEQSITQIYKEEGYPVRIRALEPENFAVYLKFPAEFKARTQSTAYAKISEVVREIRFTVGDYVKRDQVVLSFSQDNSAYQQAKLSFENAQSAYDRTKKLYADAGVSQQEYDNARTQYELAREAFKSAGKMVEVEAPISGFITQIDVRESANVSPGDPLFTVSNLDGYEATFYVTPVDIDQIKAGAKAVIATQIETLTGHISEVALNMDLRKKAFLVKASFDGQPKSLVSGMSVDISVQTYTTDKAIVVRRSEIKHSGGEWFAFVADGNKAVRRKLTIGHERNLELEVIDGLSPGDLFVSEGGDKLTDGALLKIIDADESK; the protein is encoded by the coding sequence ATGAAGATAAAACTGACACTTTTGGGTCTTGTGATGTGTGTTGTGTTCAGTGCTTGTTCCAAAGGAGAAACGGATGGAGCTTCAGAGCAAAGCATTACGCAGATATACAAGGAAGAGGGGTACCCTGTTCGGATTAGGGCCCTTGAACCGGAAAATTTTGCGGTCTATCTAAAATTCCCGGCAGAATTCAAGGCAAGAACTCAGTCTACTGCATATGCCAAAATAAGCGAAGTGGTTCGAGAGATCCGCTTCACGGTTGGTGATTATGTAAAGCGTGATCAGGTTGTTCTTTCCTTTTCTCAGGACAATTCGGCATACCAGCAGGCAAAACTGTCATTTGAGAATGCCCAGTCTGCTTATGATCGGACAAAAAAACTCTATGCCGATGCCGGTGTTTCCCAGCAGGAGTATGATAATGCCAGGACCCAGTACGAACTGGCCCGCGAAGCGTTCAAATCGGCTGGTAAAATGGTCGAAGTTGAGGCTCCCATCAGCGGTTTCATTACCCAGATAGACGTAAGAGAGTCTGCCAATGTTTCCCCTGGGGATCCTCTTTTCACCGTTTCAAACTTAGATGGGTACGAGGCTACTTTTTATGTCACTCCTGTGGATATCGATCAGATCAAGGCTGGAGCAAAGGCCGTTATTGCTACTCAAATCGAGACATTGACCGGACATATTTCAGAAGTTGCCCTCAATATGGATCTTCGGAAAAAAGCTTTTCTCGTAAAGGCATCTTTTGATGGTCAACCCAAAAGTTTGGTGAGTGGAATGAGTGTTGATATTTCTGTTCAGACGTATACCACTGATAAGGCCATTGTCGTTCGGCGAAGCGAGATCAAGCATTCAGGTGGAGAGTGGTTTGCCTTCGTCGCCGATGGAAATAAGGCAGTTCGGCGAAAGCTTACCATCGGCCATGAGCGTAATCTTGAGCTGGAGGTCATCGACGGTTTGTCTCCGGGGGATTTGTTTGTTTCCGAGGGTGGTGACAAGCTTACCGACGGAGCGCTACTGAAGATCATCGATGCCGACGAAAGCAAATAG
- a CDS encoding efflux RND transporter permease subunit — MHIVDLSIKRPVMMLMVIFALILFGGMAYMSMPISLFPNVTVPYITIQTVYAGASPDVIETQLTKKIEDQVASVSQLKSLTSYSMDSVSVIIAEFEISKDENIAVQEVKDKVEVILSDLPDDAERPKISKVDFSSAMPVMNIVLEGDMEPSELYTFGSTTVSDSFAQVSGVSSVDLSGGQKREIRVAFDRSTVFSHMVPLSQVAGILGAASIDLPGGNFQLDDQDIPVRLEGEFNDLDQIRNLDIPTGTGTFKLRQLAEVEDSSEDVRVRTVLLDQKAGTREENAILLSVVKNPSANTVDVVDGVMEKIKEIESLHSGIHLKVVKEDATYVRDSVSGTLMNVYLGIIFTGLVLLFFLHDLRSTLIVVLAMPFSIVSTFLVMKAAGISLNMLSLMGLSSSIGTLVANSVVVLENIFRHKELGHDRLNSASLGSKEVTVAVFASTLTNVAVFVPLGSMSGMMGKILANFAYTIVIATLFSFFVSFTLTPMMASRILPEKAKKELPISKALEAMFRRWEESYGRILGGILKNKGRSALVVFFVIALFGFSMHLGGHLKFENLPQSDGGKIQVDVDLPQGYGLESTASVLTELEGRLSGHPEIESILTTLGSQGSIDQDVSVAQMTVYLVPKAERSHSNAVMASQFANELADIPGVTIRVSPVSETDSSGGSSVVDLYLKGPDLTVLQETAEEVESVMESIEGVSNVALSSKAGKPELIFRPKRKQISEDGISVQQVAISLRAAVDGIVATSYKDAGEEYDILVTMADSEFTDIDDLKNIPISSAAGVYPLSRYANVSFGEGNSKIMRYNRLRTIEITADNLPGYAGGTLVNEIMAAIEQVDLPPGYSIDQGGSTEMLNETVHDLIVVFFIAVLLTYMLLAAILESFVQPLFILSTVPLSMIGIVLICLATGTVLNVVAMLGIIMLVGIVVNNAILILDYYNQLKAKGKSTHDALLEASVVKLKPVLMSNIAIVLGMLPMALGIGGSGAEMRQPMGIVIVGGIISAMFLTLFLLPALEFLASHRSGASSAPLPASTEQRGE; from the coding sequence ATGCACATAGTTGATCTCTCCATTAAGCGCCCCGTTATGATGCTGATGGTGATCTTTGCCCTCATCTTGTTTGGGGGAATGGCGTATATGTCGATGCCAATCAGCCTTTTTCCGAATGTAACGGTTCCTTACATTACAATTCAGACTGTGTATGCGGGAGCAAGTCCCGATGTCATAGAAACCCAGCTTACCAAGAAAATCGAAGATCAGGTCGCTTCGGTCAGCCAGCTTAAATCGCTGACCTCCTATTCGATGGATAGTGTTTCGGTCATTATTGCTGAATTTGAGATCAGCAAGGACGAAAATATCGCGGTACAGGAAGTGAAGGACAAGGTAGAAGTGATCCTTTCTGATCTTCCCGACGATGCAGAACGGCCTAAGATTTCAAAGGTCGATTTTTCAAGTGCCATGCCGGTAATGAATATCGTCCTAGAGGGTGATATGGAACCCTCGGAGCTCTATACATTCGGAAGCACCACGGTCAGTGATAGTTTTGCTCAGGTTTCCGGTGTTTCGTCGGTTGATCTTTCAGGTGGGCAAAAGCGGGAAATCAGGGTTGCGTTTGATCGATCCACGGTCTTTTCCCACATGGTCCCTCTTTCGCAGGTTGCCGGAATCCTGGGGGCGGCTAGTATTGATCTTCCCGGTGGAAATTTCCAGTTGGACGATCAGGACATTCCCGTCCGGCTGGAAGGGGAGTTTAATGATCTCGATCAGATTCGAAATCTGGATATCCCCACGGGAACAGGGACCTTCAAACTGCGTCAGCTTGCCGAAGTAGAAGATTCCAGTGAGGATGTTAGGGTTCGGACGGTTTTGCTGGACCAGAAGGCCGGTACACGGGAAGAGAATGCAATATTGCTTAGTGTGGTGAAAAATCCCAGCGCCAATACCGTTGATGTCGTCGACGGCGTCATGGAGAAGATCAAAGAAATTGAATCTTTGCATTCCGGGATACATCTGAAGGTCGTAAAAGAAGATGCTACCTATGTTCGCGACTCGGTGAGCGGAACCTTGATGAATGTCTATTTGGGGATCATCTTTACTGGTCTTGTTCTTCTTTTCTTTCTTCATGATCTTCGTTCTACCCTGATTGTTGTCCTGGCCATGCCCTTTTCGATCGTCTCTACCTTTCTCGTCATGAAAGCGGCGGGCATAAGTCTCAATATGTTGTCTCTCATGGGACTTTCCAGTTCTATTGGTACCCTGGTAGCCAATTCGGTGGTTGTACTTGAAAATATCTTTCGACACAAAGAGCTTGGTCATGATCGTCTCAATTCTGCATCTTTAGGTTCGAAAGAAGTTACCGTGGCCGTGTTCGCTTCGACCTTGACCAACGTCGCGGTATTTGTACCTCTCGGTTCCATGTCGGGAATGATGGGCAAGATCCTCGCCAACTTTGCTTACACCATTGTAATTGCGACGTTGTTTTCGTTTTTTGTTTCATTTACCTTAACGCCGATGATGGCATCCCGAATTCTTCCGGAAAAGGCAAAAAAAGAACTTCCCATAAGCAAAGCACTGGAGGCCATGTTTCGGAGATGGGAAGAGTCTTACGGAAGGATACTTGGAGGAATACTGAAGAATAAGGGACGCAGTGCCCTGGTCGTATTTTTTGTTATTGCCTTGTTTGGCTTCAGTATGCATTTAGGTGGGCATCTCAAATTTGAGAATCTGCCGCAGTCGGATGGCGGTAAAATTCAGGTGGATGTCGACCTCCCTCAGGGGTATGGTCTTGAGTCCACTGCCTCGGTACTGACGGAACTTGAGGGGCGTCTTAGCGGCCATCCCGAGATCGAATCGATATTGACGACATTGGGAAGCCAGGGGTCTATAGACCAGGATGTGAGCGTTGCACAGATGACCGTCTATCTGGTCCCGAAAGCAGAGCGTAGTCACAGCAACGCCGTTATGGCCTCTCAATTCGCCAATGAACTTGCCGATATTCCCGGTGTAACTATCAGGGTCTCGCCGGTCAGTGAGACCGACAGTAGTGGCGGTTCTTCGGTTGTCGATCTTTATCTCAAGGGGCCTGATCTCACTGTTCTTCAGGAAACGGCCGAAGAGGTTGAATCCGTGATGGAATCGATCGAAGGTGTGTCCAATGTGGCCTTAAGTTCGAAGGCCGGAAAGCCTGAGCTGATTTTTCGGCCGAAACGCAAGCAGATTTCCGAAGACGGTATTTCTGTCCAGCAGGTGGCTATTTCCTTACGGGCCGCCGTAGACGGCATTGTTGCGACTAGTTACAAAGACGCAGGTGAGGAATACGATATTCTCGTCACGATGGCCGACAGCGAATTTACGGATATCGACGACCTTAAGAATATTCCCATCTCTTCAGCAGCAGGCGTTTATCCTCTTTCGCGGTATGCAAATGTTTCCTTCGGTGAGGGGAATAGTAAAATCATGCGTTATAATCGGTTACGTACAATAGAAATTACGGCCGACAACCTTCCCGGTTATGCCGGAGGCACACTCGTAAATGAGATCATGGCTGCTATAGAACAAGTCGATCTTCCCCCCGGTTACAGCATCGATCAAGGCGGTAGTACCGAAATGCTCAATGAAACCGTTCATGATCTCATTGTGGTCTTTTTCATTGCCGTGCTCCTGACCTATATGCTTTTGGCGGCAATCCTTGAAAGTTTTGTTCAGCCTTTGTTCATTCTTTCTACCGTTCCTCTTTCCATGATCGGTATCGTTTTGATTTGTCTTGCTACCGGGACCGTGCTCAATGTTGTGGCAATGCTCGGTATCATCATGTTGGTCGGCATCGTGGTGAACAACGCGATCCTTATCCTTGATTATTACAATCAGCTTAAGGCAAAAGGGAAGAGTACCCACGATGCCTTGTTGGAAGCCTCGGTCGTGAAGCTGAAGCCGGTTCTTATGAGCAATATTGCGATTGTGCTTGGTATGCTTCCTATGGCATTGGGGATCGGGGGATCGGGTGCCGAAATGCGTCAGCCCATGGGCATTGTCATTGTCGGGGGTATCATCTCCGCCATGTTCCTGACCCTTTTTCTCCTTCCCGCCCTTGAGTTTCTGGCCTCCCACCGATCCGGTGCTTCCTCAGCCCCCCTTCCGGCGTCAACAGAACAGAGAGGAGAATAA
- a CDS encoding TolC family protein: MRRIFLYTLLMTIMLVGGSLPLFALDYDLASYLEKVETDNRDLELSRQRVASALESIKQARSALLPTIALAGGYTRNFTDVEQSTAVGADTSASPLGAVSPLVYQDVDTNFDNEMTLAASVSQKIIDPEATARYAQAKRNSLIQTSADDYTRKSILTAAKKLYAQTQLAFAVAQVREESAETSKEVYDNIEKKYKAGVSTELDLRMAEVDWKNAVTQTAEANKNAQLALMSLKTLAGIPQEEDVHLIEKIDVLPELPEIPELGGVLSSRSDYQAQLLSRDIADIAYKSALASYLPSISGSLTYAYGGYGNDSLNGDYDYTSVQLGVKISLPVFTGGYRQSLVESARIQKTNSAVEIMKSQDKIEQELSSLHLQMEEARKRLDSAHALVEASSRAASLARTALSSGLGTQLAVSQATSNLAQAQVGLQNAIYTYRALYYDWQLATGN, from the coding sequence ATGAGACGCATATTTTTGTATACATTATTAATGACAATAATGCTGGTCGGGGGATCTTTGCCGCTTTTTGCCCTCGATTACGACCTTGCCTCCTATTTGGAGAAGGTCGAAACCGATAACCGTGATCTTGAGCTCTCCAGGCAAAGGGTTGCCTCTGCACTGGAGAGCATAAAACAGGCACGTTCTGCCCTTTTGCCAACAATTGCCCTTGCCGGCGGTTATACGCGGAACTTTACCGACGTTGAACAGTCGACTGCCGTCGGCGCCGATACTTCTGCATCGCCGCTTGGTGCTGTTTCGCCCCTTGTCTATCAGGATGTCGACACCAATTTCGACAATGAAATGACTCTTGCGGCCAGCGTTAGCCAGAAAATCATCGATCCCGAGGCAACGGCTCGCTATGCGCAGGCAAAAAGAAATAGCCTCATACAGACAAGTGCCGATGATTATACCAGGAAAAGTATTCTGACGGCTGCGAAAAAATTGTATGCCCAGACCCAGCTCGCCTTTGCAGTTGCACAGGTGAGGGAAGAGTCTGCCGAGACATCCAAAGAGGTCTACGACAATATTGAGAAAAAATACAAGGCCGGTGTCTCTACGGAGCTTGACTTGAGAATGGCGGAGGTGGATTGGAAAAATGCCGTTACCCAGACAGCGGAAGCGAATAAGAATGCACAACTTGCCCTGATGTCACTGAAGACGCTTGCCGGGATTCCCCAGGAGGAAGATGTGCATTTGATTGAAAAGATCGATGTGCTTCCCGAGCTGCCGGAAATTCCAGAGCTCGGGGGTGTGCTTTCCTCCCGCTCCGATTATCAGGCCCAACTCTTAAGCCGCGATATTGCGGATATTGCCTACAAATCCGCTCTTGCCTCGTATCTGCCGAGTATCAGCGGCAGTCTGACCTATGCGTATGGTGGTTATGGAAACGATTCGCTGAATGGTGATTATGATTATACCAGTGTACAGCTGGGGGTGAAGATAAGCCTTCCGGTATTTACCGGGGGCTATCGTCAGTCACTTGTTGAAAGCGCAAGGATCCAAAAGACCAATTCCGCGGTTGAGATCATGAAAAGTCAGGATAAGATAGAGCAGGAGCTCTCTTCCCTGCATTTGCAGATGGAGGAGGCCAGAAAACGGCTTGATTCGGCCCATGCTTTGGTTGAAGCCTCGAGTCGGGCCGCATCCCTTGCCCGAACGGCGCTGTCCAGCGGCTTGGGAACCCAGCTTGCCGTGTCCCAGGCTACTTCGAATCTTGCCCAGGCTCAGGTAGGCCTGCAAAACGCTATCTACACCTATCGCGCCCTCTATTACGACTGGCAGCTTGCAACCGGCAATTGA
- a CDS encoding FadR/GntR family transcriptional regulator — MNDGDDKIRQRTVVAQVMEHIRRMIASGAYRPGDKIPTEQQLAEQFGIGRSSIREAIKIFNYLGILESRTARGTYLCDHTSISTEALTWSVLLGSHELHELIDIRGALELWSTLKLSESVAAGHQEAIATLEQLRELIGQMRATGSTPREESRIDADYEFHNSIIKSGGNEIFTSIYSTLRAFMREEIRLSQDDYLDPRVIADEHEAIVDAIASGSREVAQVSCMEHIDNIKRRLRVQVESR, encoded by the coding sequence ATGAATGACGGCGATGACAAAATACGGCAACGAACAGTAGTAGCTCAGGTAATGGAGCACATTCGCCGGATGATAGCCAGCGGCGCATATCGGCCGGGAGATAAGATCCCGACCGAACAGCAGCTGGCGGAGCAATTTGGCATTGGTCGTTCCTCTATTCGGGAGGCGATCAAAATCTTCAATTACCTCGGGATCCTCGAATCGAGGACCGCACGAGGCACCTATCTCTGTGATCACACCTCAATCTCGACAGAGGCCCTTACCTGGTCGGTATTGCTTGGCTCTCACGAACTGCACGAACTCATTGATATCCGCGGCGCACTGGAGTTATGGAGTACGCTCAAACTATCCGAAAGCGTTGCAGCCGGTCACCAGGAGGCAATCGCCACACTGGAACAATTACGCGAGCTCATCGGGCAGATGAGGGCGACGGGCAGCACGCCACGGGAAGAATCCCGAATCGATGCCGACTACGAATTCCATAATAGCATAATTAAAAGCGGTGGAAACGAGATATTCACGTCGATATATTCGACCCTCAGGGCTTTTATGCGCGAAGAAATTCGATTGAGTCAGGATGACTATCTCGATCCCCGTGTCATTGCCGACGAACATGAGGCCATCGTCGATGCCATTGCAAGCGGAAGCCGAGAGGTTGCCCAGGTATCCTGCATGGAGCATATCGACAACATTAAACGACGTCTGCGTGTCCAGGTAGAATCACGATAA
- a CDS encoding transketolase — protein MLQESEHEALKRKALEIRKLTIDEIGYLGVGHIGGAMSVVEVLTLLYEKWLRIDPSDPKKEERDRVVLSKGHAGPALYAVLADKGYFPMEWLHTLNKGGTRLPSHCDMKLTPGIDFSTGSLGQGSSAAVGIALGQKLRKQESRTFLILGDGESQEGQVWEAAMFAAHYHLDNLIAFTDYNKQQLDGMTGDIMSIDDITTKYNGFGWHVQRVDGHCFPSINRAIERAVEEKGRPHMIVLDTLKSKGFIPGEGVLSNHNMSFSYETAKEAIAELERREGAAK, from the coding sequence ATGCTGCAGGAAAGCGAGCACGAAGCGTTGAAACGGAAGGCTTTGGAAATTAGAAAGCTGACCATTGATGAAATTGGATACCTGGGGGTCGGCCATATCGGCGGGGCGATGTCTGTCGTCGAGGTTCTCACCCTTTTGTACGAAAAGTGGCTGAGGATCGATCCCTCCGATCCGAAAAAAGAAGAGAGGGACAGAGTAGTCCTTTCCAAGGGCCATGCAGGGCCCGCCCTTTATGCCGTGTTGGCCGATAAGGGCTATTTCCCTATGGAATGGCTTCATACCCTGAATAAGGGGGGGACACGGCTCCCGAGCCATTGTGACATGAAATTGACCCCGGGAATCGACTTTTCCACCGGTAGCCTTGGACAGGGCTCCAGTGCGGCCGTGGGGATTGCCCTCGGTCAAAAACTGCGTAAGCAGGAGTCGAGGACCTTCTTAATTCTTGGTGATGGTGAGAGCCAGGAGGGGCAGGTTTGGGAAGCCGCGATGTTTGCCGCTCATTACCACCTTGACAACCTCATCGCCTTTACCGACTACAATAAGCAACAGCTTGACGGCATGACCGGTGATATTATGAGCATAGACGACATCACCACAAAATATAACGGCTTCGGCTGGCATGTTCAGCGTGTGGATGGCCACTGTTTTCCTTCCATCAATCGGGCAATCGAGCGGGCCGTGGAAGAGAAGGGCAGACCCCACATGATCGTTTTGGACACCCTGAAGAGTAAGGGCTTTATTCCCGGAGAAGGGGTTCTTTCTAATCACAATATGAGCTTTTCCTATGAAACGGCAAAAGAAGCGATCGCCGAGCTCGAGCGGCGGGAAGGAGCTGCTAAATGA